CTTAGAAACAGAGCTCCGAATCAGAATAGCAATGGAACACTGACACTGGGTAGCTCTTCCAGGATTAGCAATTTGATGGCTATTTCTGACATTCTGGAAGATCTCAGTTTCAGAACTTCAGCGTCATCACATCAGGAAGTTATGGTAGATCTTCCACAGGAGTTAAAGAGAGCAattcccacctccccccaccccaatctGCCTTCAGACAGGGTTTTTAACTGTCTGCATAGGTGATTAAGTTTCAGCCCGAGATCTATATCTGTAAGCCTAAGAGTAATTCAAGCAGATCTTGCATTAAATGGCTATTGTCTTTAATCACTACACTCATCATGCATCTTCAactttattctgatagcacattAATTGCTTGACCTTTTCACTACTGTCATCCACGCTGACACTGGATAGAGTTCATGCATAACAGCAAAGAGCAGAGGCAGACTTAAACGTTTTGCCCTCAACCTTCaatctcaaaacattttcatcTGTTGTGTCAAACCATCTTTTCTCCTAAAAGTCACCTTAGAAACCAAATCATCAAAACAGTTTTTTATGCAGCCACATATGGTGCCCATCTTAATGGGGAGCCCTCCTTCTAAAGCAGGCCTCCTATTTCAGTCAGAGGTGGCAACCAAAATAAgaatgaaagatatttttttttccctccagcaaGCCACTTATTTGAATACTGTGAAGAAGAACAATAATTCCTCTGGACCTTGGTTTGGGCCCCATGTATCATACCCTTTCTTACATGCAGAACAACTATGCCTGTATGTCAAAAGCACGCAGCACAGAGCCCAAACAGGTCTGGTGGTTTTGAACGACGAGAGTCAAACCAGAGGCAATGGATCCAGTAGGCCTGCTACTCAGTGCATTATCAGCTCATGCGGACACAAAATCATCAGTTCATGCAAACAGTTGCAATTACTTCTGACCTCAGAGAAATCACTGCAGCCTATAGGCTATGCGGCCTAACAAATCATGAGGTTGGAAAGGTAAGTCACACCAAGATGGAAGAGTAACAACTGCTTATTTTTAACCAGAGTTTCCATTCATATCTTTCCTTCCCTTAGTTCATGGATGTGAATAGTTAAGGTTTAACTTGTCACATGCACATTTTTTTATGAGGGCAAGTCCTTCCGACAAATTTGCTGATAAACTGGTTTTGAGATGAAAGACAGTTTCTTTAAACATTTGTATTATGTACGTGTTAGATATTCAAGCCTGGTTATTTAGGCCCTCACATCCACTCGAGACATCCACACCTCAGAGACTGTCCAACTCTTGCCTTCCTAGCTCTGGGATAGCCGGGAACCCTGGGGCGAGATGTGGGCTCCCGAGATGCTAACTGCAAAATTCACGTTTGGCTTCAACAAATCTCACTTCAGAAGTCTCTAATAAAAGTGAATTAGCCTACTGAGGGGAAAAGTATGTGCAAACTGCAGTTTAGACTTAACATTTTGATCCTTTGTAACAGTAAATACTCAAGGTGGCAGGGAGGTAGGACCCCCTGGGCACTAGAAGGTCTGCATTTCTGAGGAAGCTCTGACAAAACCAAGTACTGGTACTTCCTTTACTTACGACATTCTCATCTCTATATGGAAGACAACGTGTTGTTACTATTCCTCTGAATAATCCTGAAAAATCCTCCTGTTCACTTGTCCtctacagaagaaaatgcattctgGCAACGCTCGCTTTTTGCCCAGAGCaacagaaaaacaggttttgcaTCTACAAACCAGATACCTCCTGCCCAGTATTTTCTATCCTCACCCTAGTGACCTTCTAACTGCTCACTGAAATTTCCTGGCTGGTACCTACCCCGCTCCCGGAGGCCGGGCCAATACAAAACCATGGGCTAGCGGGGACCGTACCCGCACCGGCGCCCTTCCTCCACAACAGCCGCCCCCgcgcagcttcccccccccccctcctcctcctcctccccccgcagcaCACCGGCGGGCTCCCTTCTAACGGGGACcgacccccccggcccggggaggacccctccgcgccccggccCTCCCTGCCCTGGAAGTCTGCAGGGACAGCGGGCCCCGGCCGAAGGTCGCCCCGGGGCGCACGGCCGCGGGAACCCGGCGCCGCCCGGTACCCCCGGACCTGCCGCAgccgccggcccccgcgccccccccccaaGGGAGGAGAGGGGCCGCTCCGTGCGCGGCCGTGTGGCAGCCGCCGCCTGTCCCCGACGGGCGGTCCCTTCCCGTTCACCTCGCGGGGTGGGGGCAACACGGGGGAACACCTTCCCCGCGGGACAGgggacaccttcccccccccccccccggcggggcACCGCagaggcgcggggcggcggcaggggagggggcggcgggccgggaaTGTCATTTGGAGGTGGCGGTGACAGCTCTCCCCTGCCCGCAGCCGAAACGCGACtcggggcgggaggaggaggaggaggaggaggatgatgccgggcgaggagggggggggggggggggggggggggggcgagggcggcagcggcgggcgggggcactgcggcggccgccccgggggACCCCgccaccccggccccggccccgcacctCGCAGCCGTAGAGCTGCCCCAGCTGCTCCACGATCCACTCCTCCAGCACCAGCCGCTTCCGCAGCTCCTTCCGATCGTATTTCACCGTCACTTTCCCCTGCTGGTGACGCCGCTGCTGGACCtgcaccaccgccgccgccgccgacacCGGGTCCTCCCGGGAGGCGCCgccggaggagccgccgccgccgccgccgccgcggggggggcTCTGGAAGAAAACGCggttcccgccgccgccgcccgctgccgccgccgcctcgctgCCCCCGGTCGCCACCGACATGCTCCGCTCCGCCGCGGCtcccgccgagccgagccgaaaGGCGCCCGCCGCTACCGCCGGGCCGCAGCAGCCGCCGGTTGCGCGTGTGCCTGGCTCCCCCGCACCTGCCGTTTAAAGCCTCTCATGGCAGAGCGGcgcagccggccccgccgccgggaggGCCGGGCCCaaaccggaggggggcggggacagccgcggggcggggcggggcggggcggccccgcccctccgcgccgGCACGGCGTCCCGGTCCCGCAGCggagcggggagcggagcgggcagCCCCCGTCCTCCCCCCGAGGGAGCCCCGGTGCCGGCGGCGGAGCCTCTGGGCCGCCCCGGTGCCAGCGGGCTGCGGGCGGCTGCCTCCTGGGCGTCGTCGGAGCCGGAGCGGCGTGTGGCCGCGGCAGGGCGATCCCCGGAGGCACCCCGGGGACTTCGGCTGCCGGGTGGTggtttctggcttttttttgctttttttaaggaaatgcagTAGTGCCCCGTCACGCACGCTGCGTTTATAAATATTGTTTATCCGCAGCACTAAAAGGCTGAATGCGATCGTTTTCTTCTCTCCGGGGGCGGGAGGCATGATTTCAGGGCAGTGAACCCAAACGGAAAGCAAATGTTTCGAGCTATCAGCAGTTAGCGTAACAATTAGCCATTTGGAGATGGCCGTCCTTCTAAAAGGCACCGGTTAGCCTTAGTGTTTACAGCAGCTTTGTGTCCCGCAGGAGGCACCGCGTGAAATCACCGGTGGTCCATCCCACGCACCAAAACCTGCCTGTGAGCGCAAGCAAGCAGCCGAGATAACCCAGGCGCTGGTTAGGGGTCCCGGGCCGTCCCAGTTAGCAAAGAGGTTTGCCTGCGACAAGAGGCAGAAGCCAAGCCCCTGCGCAGGCAAACCGGGGACTGGAAGTGCCCGCTGTCCCAAAGCTCGGGTACGGCTGTGGGGACCGTCCCCTGCCCACGCTGACCTGGGGGAGGATGACTGAAGTCAGcaaggggcagaggggaagggggcATGGATCGCCGGCCGTAATTACCTGGGCATGGCTGCTTCGGTCAAATCCTTGCTGCTGTTCGGCGTGCCCGTCTGGTTGCGGTGGCATTCCAGCCTCTTCGGCTCTCTGCATTTGACACACCGCTGAACAAGAGGCTAGCATGAGCCATTTGAGCCTCACCGAGCTATTTAGGTAAAACTCAGCTTGTGCTGCTAAAGAGGTCACAATCTAATATGATCAAGAGATAAAATCTTCTCATTGGTCTTAAATGCTATGATAGCTTTAGATTTTCATCTAAAAAAAGCACCAGCTCTTCAAAGCAAAGCATACGAAGTTAAGTTCCTTGTCTGTATTTAGGGACCACATGATTTTCAGAGATACTGAGCAACTGCAAGCAGGCATCAGCGTAGTTCCCACTTGAAGCCTGGACTGCAGGCAGAGCTTGAGAGAAAGCCACATCTCACAGCTCTGACTTTGCCTGTCCTATCTGCTGGGCAGTCTTCTCTGCCATTACCCAAGGAAATCTCGacttccagctgcagctgggtagtgctgcctgcctggctttTATAAATCTGGGCTTGggtaaatacagaaggaaaataccATTGTCAACAACTTGTTCTTAAAGAAACCAAAAAGATGGAGGGGAGTTTTTGAAAGAGGGGAGTGGCTGTCTTTTAAACTTCTGTGTTTGGAGCGGCCTATAATTTGGGTCTTCAGCTCTGCATGTCATGTTGGAAGTCTGGTGCTGATGTTCTCAACCACAAAGCTTGAAACTTTCCTGTTTAGAGCATTTTCATCTTtctagactgattctgttttcggttgctgagaaaaaaaaaaaaaaaggattaatgcaaaagaaggtaaatattgcacaaaaggctttttaaaaccGTACTAAGCATCATACTTGCTGTTCCATAGGATATAAAGCAGGAATACCTGAATTGTCACCATAATAGGACATTTTCTGGAGCCAAATGAAAGCTGAAGTGTTCCACACTGGAACTAAGCTGGCTGGAAAATACTGAGATTTTTGTTCCCTGCTGTAGCAAATATCAGGTGTACAGATGGCTAAAATATTCTCATTGACTCTGAGTGTGAGAATCCAGAAAGTCTCGGCTGAAGGACTTTTTCAATACTATTATTAATAGGACATTATAATCGCTGCAGACATTTAAAAGCTGGCACCCGCTATTAAAATAGCACTTCTGCAACACTCCTAAAGTAGAAAATGAGGTACTGGTGATTAAAAAGCATGTCCTCAGAGGCTATCATTTCAACGTTACAATTCTAACATAATGCATAGTGGTTGGTAAACGTGGGTGGATGAGAAACTGGTAGAACTGCCAGCATTGTCATAAGGCAGTTTTATGTGCCATTggttttttcattcagttttcgAAGCAAGTGCATTCCTCAGGAAGCCAGGGCAAAAAGTGCTGCCAAGAATCTTTCCTGCAATGATTTCGCTTCATTTGAAAGAAAGATCTAGTTGTTTTAAAGTCAAAGTTCAGCAAAACCGTTTAGATCTGCTAACATCCTGGGAACGAGCAATGCAGCCCTGTGCGGGCACAATCTCTGCTTCACTCCTGAGTGGCCGGAGGGACTATGAGAGCATTTTTTGGAGCTAGAAGTCTCCTCGCAAATACTTCTCCATACCACAACGGGGCCATTAATGGTTACACCCATAACAAAGACATGAGTAAATGTGGCTGAGGGAGGAACAATCCTTCCCAACCcttcagctctgctttcagaCCTACCTTGAGGAATGAATTCGGGGCATAAGAGATCAGGCTTCAAAGGCGAGGGTCTTCCAGCAGCTAAATCAAAATCACAGTGCTGCATTTCACCTAAACCTAGTGGTTGATCAATAAAaccaaaggagaaataaaatacacCAGCACTGAAATACTGTGCTTTCTCAGTGTGATCATGTCCAGGTCTCTCTCACAAGAACATTGTACTGGGTGACAGGATAAGCAAACAGACAACACGAGTTAGGAAACACCAAAGGCAGAGAAACACTTGCATCACCTGCACTTCCCTGTGTTTCTTTCCCAAACAGTGGATGTGGGAATCTCTAGTGAATATAAGCAACATGAAGCTGTATCCACTTCCCATGCACATATTGCATGGTCCTAGCCTGTTTTCCAgccaaagaaaatattaaagagcATCTGGACTAATTTTTCAGGAGGCTTATGCAGTGAACCTTGAGGGTTCAAGGCCCTGAGCATTAATTGCCTGTTCATCTTTAGGAACCCTGTTTGCCAGCAGGTATATTCTCTTCCTAAACAATTGACACTTCTGTCAGTGCTGGCCACAAATGTCAGTGTTGACTCATTTCTGTGGCTGAAAGGTTCTTCTCTAGGCAAGCTTGCTATTTAATGAAACAAAGTTTAGGCTTGTTATCTTCAGCGATAGTCTAAATCCCCATTCTCCTATGCTGTCAAATACTACACTGGCCAAAACCAAGACCCCTTTTTATGCTGCTCTCCACAAGTTTTCCTTCCCCAGAGGCTGCTTGAAGGAAGGACCCCTAAGGCTTGCCTCTTCTCCACGGCTTTCCACTGTTTGATAGCAGCTTCTCTTCAATGTTTCTATGCTCTTTTCTGAACACCTTTGGAAATAAGAAGTGGCTGGACTCTGAAATAAACCAGTATGTGTCATAAAATTTCATTCAGTTTAGCATCTGTTATTTTCCTGAGGCATTTGCTCTTTAAGGGATTCACGTGTATGTAGTTTTGGTGGTTTCTGCTTCACATGATGATGTGTTCAGGAAGAAATTAGAGTCCAGCAGAAGACTCATAGCTGGAGATTTTCAGCAACCCAGAATTGTTTAAAACTGCAAAATACCACCAGTTGGTGATTTTATTTCCTTACTGAAATGCACATTAGCCTTTACATGTTCTCAGAATCATAGGAGTCGTTTCATGCTTGCATTCCCTGGCTTGCTAACAAAATACTTGAGTTAGTAGTTGCCAGGGAATCTCCTGCATGTGTAATGATAGACTCCATTATTTTTGCAATGCTAGATAGAGTTTGTCTACTGGCTACCCTGCCATTTAAGAGCTCTGCACGGCATCTCATTGGTGAGACGTGAGACTTCGCTCCAGGCACACTAGTGAAATTCACTGTCCCAGGGCTTCTCTTTTGCACGATTATCGGAAACTTCCATCAACCAGATAACCTGTCTTGTGCCTGGTGACTGTGTCTGAGAAATCTGAAGACACTATCCTGagttatttaatgttatttttgtgtGAGAAAAGTGTTTCATCAATGAGGAGCCTTGACAGCCCACTCAGCTCGGAGGAGGTTTCACCCCTGTGGTGTGGGTACTGGGGTCACGCTTGTGCATTGCCTTGTCTGGATCAGCGTTGCCATCCTCCCCATCAATAAGCAAAAGCAGTTCAGGGCGATACTGCCACAGTTCATAAGCCACTGCAGAAGTAAGCTTTGCTTTCATGACAGGGATAGCCAGTGTGTGTCAGACAGTGTGTAAGTGCCATTTTTGTGTCTTCTATTTGAATTAAGCTTGG
This genomic window from Accipiter gentilis chromosome 5, bAccGen1.1, whole genome shotgun sequence contains:
- the PPP1R14C gene encoding protein phosphatase 1 regulatory subunit 14C, yielding MSVATGGSEAAAAAGGGGGNRVFFQSPPRGGGGGGGSSGGASREDPVSAAAAVVQVQQRRHQQGKVTVKYDRKELRKRLVLEEWIVEQLGQLYGCEEEEMPDVEIDIDDLLDAANEEERALKLQETLVDCYKPTEEFIKELLTRIRGMRKLSPPQKKSI